In a single window of the Acetivibrio clariflavus DSM 19732 genome:
- a CDS encoding prepilin peptidase has product MWILIALPLTLVLLALVNCYLQKDLILSKNNLRDKFAAFMPKKTIYLLFLLGVFMAGIAVFGAQYRYFSDYIKAAKLTVLILLLAPVAYIDLKSRIIPDKVLLVALFLRIVFYLLEIFVGSTEITEILVSDLKGVLLGSGVFMLGALIAKDSIGIGDIKMYGIIGLFVSYSGTSASMILSLLMCSFVSIILLAFKKKDRKDTLPLAPFSLAGTFIAILIGSC; this is encoded by the coding sequence ATGTGGATATTAATTGCGCTTCCTTTAACTTTAGTACTATTGGCGTTGGTGAACTGTTACCTGCAGAAAGATTTGATTCTAAGCAAAAATAATCTCCGGGATAAATTTGCAGCTTTTATGCCGAAAAAGACAATATATCTTCTGTTTTTGCTTGGCGTATTTATGGCAGGAATTGCAGTCTTTGGGGCACAGTACCGTTATTTTTCCGATTATATTAAGGCGGCAAAACTGACAGTACTGATACTGTTGCTTGCACCGGTGGCTTATATTGATTTAAAAAGCAGGATTATACCGGACAAAGTTTTGCTGGTCGCTTTGTTTTTACGCATTGTATTTTATCTATTGGAAATTTTTGTCGGGAGTACAGAAATTACTGAAATTTTAGTCTCGGATTTGAAAGGTGTTTTATTGGGAAGCGGAGTTTTTATGTTAGGTGCCTTGATTGCAAAAGACAGTATCGGTATCGGAGATATAAAGATGTACGGTATAATCGGACTTTTTGTGAGTTATTCTGGAACATCGGCATCAATGATTTTAAGTTTACTTATGTGTTCCTTTGTGTCAATAATACTGCTGGCTTTCAAAAAGAAAGACAGAAAAGATACTCTGCCTTTGGCACCGTTTTCGCTTGCGGGAACGTTTATTGCTATACTCATTGGAAGTTGTTAA
- a CDS encoding TPM domain-containing protein, which produces MLYLFKKLSFLMLVFLLFFNLAVFTAYASNPINVVDDMGFLSDSDIQELQDRIDKIKDQFRLDVVIVITDKMNGKSSMAYADDYYDYNGYGIDSQYSGLLMLINMKDREVWISTTGRAIDIFTDGRISDMTDKVAPYLSKGNYSQACHKFLDDVFTYAYSGVPSGQYREERIPDFYQRNLTYWQKVSRLLRSWPVYVIPLIISIAATIIITYSNKGKVTITNKTYEESGSFVLTQNTDQFLRESVTRTRIDTESSGSNSSSHNRSSTHTSSSGRTHGGGGRNF; this is translated from the coding sequence GTGCTTTATTTGTTTAAAAAACTGAGTTTCTTAATGCTTGTATTCCTATTGTTTTTCAATTTGGCAGTGTTTACGGCTTATGCTTCCAATCCCATCAACGTGGTTGATGATATGGGCTTTTTATCCGACAGCGATATTCAAGAGCTTCAAGATAGAATTGACAAAATAAAAGATCAATTTAGACTTGATGTTGTCATTGTTATTACCGATAAAATGAACGGCAAATCTTCCATGGCATATGCTGATGACTATTATGACTATAACGGTTACGGGATAGATAGTCAATATTCCGGTTTATTAATGCTAATCAACATGAAGGACAGGGAAGTGTGGATATCAACTACAGGCAGGGCTATTGACATTTTTACCGATGGTAGAATTTCCGATATGACAGACAAAGTGGCACCTTATCTTTCCAAAGGTAACTACAGCCAAGCTTGCCACAAATTCTTAGATGATGTATTCACCTATGCTTATAGTGGGGTGCCAAGCGGTCAGTACAGAGAGGAACGTATTCCCGATTTTTATCAGAGAAATCTGACCTATTGGCAAAAGGTATCCAGATTGCTAAGATCATGGCCTGTATACGTTATTCCCTTAATAATTTCCATAGCAGCCACAATTATAATTACCTATTCCAATAAGGGAAAAGTTACAATAACCAACAAAACGTATGAGGAATCCGGTTCCTTTGTACTTACGCAAAATACCGACCAATTTCTCAGAGAATCAGTTACAAGGACCAGAATTGATACTGAATCATCGGGCAGCAACAGCAGCAGTCATAACCGCAGCAGCACCCATACCAGCAGCAGCGGCAGAACTCACGGTGGCGGAGGAAGAAATTTCTGA
- a CDS encoding acyltransferase, whose amino-acid sequence MKRKTGLDIIRTFAILFVIGVHFFYHTEFYRVPVTGINMIIQVALKWLFTICVPLFIMITGYLQTEKKPEIKYFKKLIPILGVYVFYSVLSIIMRITYLNEEKSLLSWIKAILVFDADKYAWYINMYIGLFLLTPFLNMIHKGLNSAKEYRIFLFVLVFLTGFPAFFNSLALRTPRFKALVFSDWWTMIYPITYYFIGAYIKKYPVKISKKIAVLFLGLVIALETWLTVFYSRNSTFVNVIGDYGSILIVLEAVLFFLIFYDVEIENEPISKILSTVSVLSLDLYLCSYISDKLVYVYLMKNIFKSQQQIMFYFIFAVAASFSIAFVIAFIRYKAVRLKSVQNGKIL is encoded by the coding sequence ATGAAGAGAAAAACGGGTTTGGACATAATCAGAACTTTTGCAATTTTGTTTGTTATAGGGGTGCATTTTTTTTATCACACAGAATTTTACAGGGTACCTGTAACCGGCATAAATATGATAATACAGGTTGCGCTTAAATGGCTTTTTACCATATGTGTACCTTTATTCATAATGATTACGGGTTATCTGCAGACCGAAAAGAAGCCCGAAATCAAATATTTTAAAAAGTTAATACCCATTTTGGGTGTTTATGTGTTTTATTCCGTATTGTCCATTATAATGAGGATAACATACCTTAATGAAGAGAAAAGCCTTTTGTCATGGATAAAGGCCATACTGGTTTTTGATGCAGACAAGTATGCATGGTATATAAACATGTATATAGGGCTGTTTCTTTTGACACCTTTTTTGAATATGATACACAAAGGACTGAACAGTGCGAAAGAATATAGAATATTTTTATTTGTTTTGGTATTTTTAACGGGATTTCCGGCGTTTTTTAATTCTTTGGCTTTAAGGACGCCGAGATTTAAAGCACTGGTATTTTCAGACTGGTGGACTATGATTTATCCCATTACTTATTATTTTATTGGGGCGTATATAAAGAAGTACCCGGTAAAAATTAGCAAAAAAATTGCCGTCCTGTTTCTGGGGCTGGTGATAGCACTGGAAACGTGGCTGACAGTGTTTTATTCCCGGAACAGCACTTTTGTAAATGTGATCGGTGATTATGGTTCAATACTTATTGTGCTTGAGGCTGTATTGTTCTTTTTGATTTTTTATGATGTGGAAATTGAAAATGAACCCATAAGCAAAATACTGAGTACCGTATCGGTTTTGTCCCTTGACCTGTACTTATGTTCATATATAAGCGACAAACTGGTTTATGTTTATTTGATGAAAAATATATTTAAATCCCAGCAGCAGATAATGTTCTATTTTATTTTTGCTGTTGCTGCATCTTTTAGCATAGCTTTTGTTATTGCCTTTATAAGATATAAAGCTGTAAGGCTTAAATCTGTACAAAACGGTAAAATTTTATAA
- a CDS encoding lysoplasmalogenase family protein, with protein sequence MKKSKKVIIIILLILISLVAIVYMSLDFACLFGLIENSYPSSIIKRINVVLISIIVAISGKDSLNSKDSVLLKTAFIAVCFAEISFVLNSLFGGIFFFFIAQVLLILRNSPGLRQKLSSADKATKLKLLGCSAAILAFYVLIFRFVFYPVLKLSPLLLAFMLYAAVLSISLWVGIANYLLGLFPKKNSLMVCIGMACFFISDILVGLSIITDSDVVYLISNSFIWVLYIPAILLLALSGYKYNEL encoded by the coding sequence ATGAAAAAAAGTAAAAAAGTTATCATAATAATACTTCTCATACTTATTTCTTTGGTTGCAATTGTATATATGTCTTTGGATTTTGCCTGTCTATTCGGACTTATAGAAAACTCATATCCCAGTTCCATAATTAAACGAATAAATGTCGTTCTAATATCAATAATAGTTGCCATTTCGGGAAAAGACAGCTTAAACAGCAAAGACTCGGTACTTTTGAAAACTGCATTTATAGCAGTATGCTTCGCTGAAATATCTTTTGTTCTCAACAGCCTTTTTGGCGGTATTTTCTTTTTCTTTATTGCACAGGTACTGCTAATTTTGCGAAACAGTCCGGGCCTTAGGCAAAAACTTTCTTCCGCCGACAAAGCAACAAAACTCAAGCTTTTAGGTTGCAGTGCAGCAATACTGGCTTTCTACGTTCTTATATTCAGATTTGTATTCTATCCCGTTCTCAAATTGAGTCCATTACTACTGGCATTTATGTTATATGCTGCAGTACTGAGTATATCCCTTTGGGTAGGAATAGCCAATTACCTATTGGGCTTGTTTCCAAAAAAGAATTCACTTATGGTTTGCATAGGAATGGCTTGTTTTTTTATAAGCGATATTTTAGTCGGATTGTCAATAATAACAGATTCCGATGTTGTATATTTGATTTCCAACAGTTTTATCTGGGTTCTTTATATACCGGCCATTTTGCTTCTCGCTCTCAGCGGTTATAAATATAATGAACTATAA
- a CDS encoding 3-isopropylmalate dehydratase small subunit, with protein MKTFGGKVLFLDRSDINTDEIIPAKYLTEITKEALKPYLLEDLILEGFDSKKDIEGKSVIITRENFGCGSSREHAPWALEVNNINVVIAENFARIFRQNMYNCGMLAIELPKEKIDYLFNTYSKKDVTLNIDLDRDKIIIESEGKKEEIDFKIGEFDKTLVKEGGWVGYADKHY; from the coding sequence ATGAAAACATTTGGCGGAAAAGTCCTGTTTTTGGATAGAAGTGATATAAATACCGATGAAATAATTCCTGCGAAATATCTTACCGAAATAACAAAAGAGGCACTTAAGCCTTACCTTTTGGAAGATTTGATACTGGAAGGGTTTGACTCTAAAAAAGATATAGAGGGTAAGTCAGTAATTATAACCCGTGAAAACTTTGGATGCGGCTCTTCAAGAGAGCATGCTCCATGGGCTTTGGAAGTGAACAACATTAATGTTGTAATTGCAGAGAATTTTGCCAGAATTTTTAGGCAGAACATGTACAATTGCGGTATGTTGGCTATTGAGCTTCCGAAGGAGAAAATCGATTATTTGTTTAACACCTATTCCAAAAAGGATGTTACTTTGAACATAGATTTGGACAGGGACAAAATCATTATTGAGTCGGAAGGCAAAAAGGAAGAAATAGATTTTAAAATCGGAGAATTTGATAAAACATTGGTTAAGGAAGGCGGCTGGGTTGGCTACGCTGATAAGCATTATTAA
- a CDS encoding 3-isopropylmalate dehydratase large subunit codes for MKYTLVEKIFNAHRVDMPFEDTHVLKLDAVFCHEITTPIAITDLQARGMDRVFDPSKIKAVIDHVTPAKDSKTAEQGKILREWARRHGIKDFFDIGRNGVCHALFPEKGFVRPGYTVIMGDSHTCTHGAFGAFAAGVGTTDLEVGILKGVCAFRTPKTIKIVLNGKLKPGVFAKDVILYIIKELTVNGATNKIIEFTGPIVDEMSMEARMTLCNMAIEAGATCGVCYPDMTTVEYLWDYIKDEFESKEAALKEYSKWISDEGANYEKVYEFDLSDLEPMATFGYKPDQVKPVREMAGTKVDQIYIGSCTNGRIEDLRVAAQVLKGKKISDNVRGIVSPATPGVYSQALKEGIIEIFQDAGFCVTNPTCGACLGMSNGVLASGESCASTTNRNFNGRMGKGGMVYLMSPATAAATAIAGEIVNSDLFKG; via the coding sequence ATGAAATATACATTGGTTGAGAAAATTTTCAATGCTCACAGAGTTGATATGCCTTTTGAAGATACACATGTATTAAAGCTTGATGCGGTATTTTGCCATGAGATTACAACGCCCATTGCAATAACAGACCTTCAGGCAAGAGGTATGGACAGGGTGTTTGACCCGAGCAAAATAAAGGCTGTGATAGACCATGTAACCCCGGCAAAGGACAGCAAAACTGCCGAACAGGGGAAGATCTTGCGTGAATGGGCAAGAAGACATGGAATAAAAGATTTCTTTGATATAGGAAGAAACGGTGTTTGTCATGCCCTGTTCCCTGAAAAAGGTTTTGTAAGACCGGGATATACTGTTATAATGGGTGACTCACATACTTGTACCCATGGGGCCTTTGGTGCCTTTGCGGCCGGAGTTGGTACCACAGACCTTGAAGTGGGTATTTTAAAAGGGGTTTGTGCCTTCCGTACTCCAAAGACAATCAAGATTGTTTTAAACGGAAAGCTTAAGCCGGGAGTATTTGCAAAGGATGTTATTTTGTACATTATAAAGGAATTGACGGTTAACGGTGCAACAAACAAGATAATTGAGTTTACCGGACCGATAGTGGATGAGATGAGCATGGAGGCCAGAATGACTCTTTGCAATATGGCTATTGAAGCCGGCGCTACCTGTGGAGTTTGCTATCCCGATATGACCACTGTTGAATATCTCTGGGATTATATAAAGGACGAGTTTGAATCCAAGGAAGCAGCTTTGAAGGAATACTCAAAATGGATTTCCGATGAAGGGGCCAATTATGAAAAGGTATATGAGTTTGATTTGTCGGATTTGGAGCCAATGGCTACTTTCGGCTACAAACCGGATCAGGTTAAGCCGGTTAGAGAAATGGCCGGAACAAAAGTGGATCAGATATATATCGGAAGCTGTACAAATGGCCGTATAGAAGATTTGAGAGTTGCAGCTCAAGTTTTGAAGGGCAAAAAAATCAGTGACAATGTTCGTGGAATTGTAAGCCCTGCAACACCTGGAGTTTACAGTCAGGCATTGAAAGAGGGAATTATTGAAATATTCCAGGATGCCGGTTTTTGTGTTACAAATCCCACCTGCGGAGCTTGCCTTGGAATGAGCAACGGGGTATTGGCCAGCGGTGAATCCTGTGCTTCCACTACAAACAGGAACTTCAATGGCCGTATGGGTAAAGGCGGCATGGTTTATCTTATGAGTCCGGCTACTGCTGCTGCCACTGCAATTGCAGGCGAAATCGTAAATTCCGATTTGTTTAAAGGTTAA
- a CDS encoding DUF1266 domain-containing protein gives MVNENIRKLWKISLSMTSIWGAKGDFEIIDKFHPFWKKLNDGKLTITNEILCGIPEETNKILRDRQTSDIRYFLMNRLQIYDENSFKNCLNYFFNGTDINRSFEEKRIFITALPDKERKALINSLSKNNKEYIWLSIVNQYYKVLPKAGILAYDISNCVSICRLGLYHGYLKESEFASYLDTLAIKAQENYSNFEEFGLASVVGLLYSMERIPNRAFDYDAAIIYYTEMLKLALTHPQSYWRNLDWKLDLS, from the coding sequence ATGGTAAATGAAAATATAAGAAAATTATGGAAAATATCATTAAGTATGACTTCTATTTGGGGAGCAAAAGGAGATTTTGAAATAATAGATAAATTTCATCCTTTTTGGAAAAAGTTGAATGATGGAAAGCTAACGATAACAAATGAAATACTGTGTGGGATACCTGAAGAAACCAATAAGATATTAAGGGATAGGCAGACTTCGGATATAAGGTATTTTCTTATGAACAGATTGCAAATATATGATGAAAATAGTTTTAAAAATTGTTTGAACTACTTTTTTAACGGTACTGATATTAATAGATCTTTTGAAGAAAAGAGGATTTTTATTACGGCACTTCCTGATAAAGAGAGAAAAGCTCTTATAAATTCCTTGAGTAAAAATAATAAAGAATACATTTGGCTGTCAATAGTTAATCAATATTATAAAGTACTGCCTAAAGCCGGAATTTTGGCATATGATATAAGTAATTGTGTAAGTATTTGCCGTTTAGGGCTGTATCATGGATATTTGAAGGAGTCTGAGTTTGCAAGTTATTTGGATACTTTAGCTATAAAAGCACAGGAGAACTATTCAAATTTTGAGGAATTTGGTCTTGCCAGTGTTGTTGGATTATTATATTCAATGGAAAGAATTCCTAATAGGGCATTTGATTATGATGCTGCAATTATTTATTATACGGAGATGCTAAAATTAGCACTTACACATCCTCAAAGTTATTGGAGAAATCTTGACTGGAAGTTGGACCTTTCCTGA
- a CDS encoding DnaJ domain-containing protein, translating to MDIWSILGIEKTSDVKEIKRAYAKAVKKCHPEDDPEGFMQIRKAYEEALEQAQTGRGNMEFQVFVDNSSESNLDYFEDSFKETTSKPEVSFDKVRIRRILEKNFPKVKPQLLEKVELLYNDIFKRRDVKCWQELLNNELTIDEYHYLTENAWDFFNNNCVLPYEVWKFIDSEFSISEDPRFRWAKFVMFDFGLPFDCFDSKLDIDYSNYAKYRFYAFESFWSGNYQETVKLVQDAEKIFNGDYFIYKIKGISLYFLHNYDQAIEALSKALSLNDNDLEILLYRGNAYLKCGQYKKASIDFKIVLKKEKDNLEALKGMIMCLCSMKKYGLADKYFRSFIEKSPVGDIQVNILFEKYENERLRGRLRKVIKYVKDVNYKISTEHSILSNILVFVYCTVLIPILVISIFMPFLGLIFAGIIIAFYIIKYQSNKKNY from the coding sequence ATGGATATATGGTCCATATTGGGTATTGAAAAAACTTCCGATGTTAAAGAAATAAAAAGGGCATATGCTAAAGCAGTAAAAAAATGCCATCCTGAAGATGACCCCGAAGGTTTTATGCAGATAAGAAAGGCTTATGAGGAAGCATTGGAACAAGCGCAAACCGGCAGGGGTAATATGGAGTTCCAGGTATTTGTTGATAACAGTTCTGAGAGCAATCTGGACTACTTTGAGGACAGCTTTAAAGAAACAACTTCAAAACCTGAAGTGAGCTTTGATAAAGTCCGTATAAGGAGGATTTTGGAAAAGAATTTTCCAAAGGTAAAGCCACAACTGCTTGAGAAGGTGGAACTGTTATATAACGATATTTTTAAACGCAGAGATGTAAAGTGTTGGCAAGAGTTATTGAATAATGAGCTCACTATAGATGAATACCACTACCTGACTGAAAATGCATGGGATTTTTTTAATAACAACTGTGTTTTACCCTATGAAGTATGGAAGTTTATAGACTCGGAATTCTCAATTTCTGAAGACCCAAGGTTTAGATGGGCAAAATTTGTTATGTTTGATTTCGGACTGCCTTTTGATTGCTTTGACTCTAAACTTGATATTGATTACTCCAACTATGCAAAATATAGGTTTTATGCCTTCGAGTCATTTTGGAGCGGGAATTATCAAGAGACTGTAAAATTGGTCCAGGATGCTGAAAAGATTTTCAATGGAGATTATTTTATTTACAAAATTAAAGGAATTTCTCTATATTTTTTGCACAATTACGATCAAGCTATTGAAGCACTGTCAAAGGCATTGTCTTTAAACGACAATGATTTGGAAATTTTGCTGTATCGGGGTAATGCCTATTTAAAGTGCGGCCAGTATAAAAAGGCCTCAATAGACTTTAAGATTGTTCTTAAAAAAGAAAAGGATAATCTTGAAGCCTTAAAAGGCATGATTATGTGTCTGTGCAGCATGAAAAAATATGGATTGGCAGACAAGTATTTTCGTAGTTTTATTGAAAAGTCTCCTGTAGGGGATATTCAAGTCAATATACTATTTGAAAAATACGAAAATGAAAGATTAAGAGGAAGATTAAGGAAAGTTATTAAATATGTTAAGGATGTAAATTATAAAATATCAACAGAGCATTCAATACTGAGTAACATATTGGTTTTTGTATACTGTACTGTACTCATTCCTATTTTAGTTATTTCAATTTTTATGCCTTTTTTAGGCCTTATTTTTGCAGGTATAATAATTGCGTTTTATATAATAAAGTATCAAAGCAATAAAAAAAATTACTGA
- a CDS encoding molecular chaperone HscC — MSIIGIDLGTTNSLVSCFINNECVIIPNALQEKLTPSVVSVDENGEILVGRAAKERLITHPHLTAAAFKRYMGTNKKYNLGKYTFTPTELSSFVLRSLKADAEAFLQKEITEAVISVPAYFNDQQRRATKQAGEMAGLKVERLINEPTAAAVAYGLHQSDSERNFLVFDLGGGTFDVSILELFDDIMEVKAVAGDNYLGGEDFDQCLIDYFLKYHKLNKDMLDLKTFSALKKQAEGCKIALSGIDRHEMNCTINGQDYILRISNSEFETLAQDLLQKLKQPLQRAFRDSNTYTDDLDEIIMVGGATKMPIIRSFAAKYFGRLPLCSINPDEVVAYGAGVYAAMKERNESLKETVLTDVCPYTLGTEVATYNEFGEIVEGRFHPIIERNTILPCSRVERFYTMYDFQTVIRVGVYQGESRMVENNIKLGELEVHVPPELRGKSAVDVRYTYDINGILEVEVKSVSTGEVTRKVILKNECTLTEEEVEARLKELAEIKIYPRENARNRYLLAKGERLYEETLSDVRAQIAQALEHFEAVLDRQNREEIEAEAERLEKFLNRIEEWEK; from the coding sequence ATGTCCATTATAGGAATAGATTTGGGAACCACAAACAGTTTGGTATCATGCTTCATAAACAACGAATGTGTTATCATACCGAATGCCCTGCAAGAAAAATTGACACCGTCGGTTGTGAGTGTTGATGAAAATGGTGAGATTTTAGTAGGTAGAGCTGCCAAAGAGAGGCTTATTACACATCCGCATCTCACAGCAGCGGCTTTTAAAAGGTATATGGGAACAAATAAAAAGTATAATTTGGGTAAGTATACCTTTACACCTACAGAACTTTCTTCCTTTGTTTTAAGATCACTTAAAGCCGATGCAGAGGCATTTCTTCAAAAGGAGATAACTGAGGCGGTAATTAGTGTTCCGGCATATTTCAATGATCAACAGAGACGTGCAACAAAACAGGCTGGTGAAATGGCCGGGCTTAAAGTGGAAAGGCTTATTAACGAACCAACTGCGGCAGCTGTTGCCTATGGCTTGCATCAATCGGACAGTGAGAGAAATTTTTTGGTATTTGATTTGGGCGGGGGTACTTTTGATGTCTCCATTCTCGAGCTTTTTGACGATATAATGGAAGTCAAAGCGGTGGCGGGAGACAATTATTTAGGCGGTGAAGATTTTGACCAATGCTTAATCGATTATTTTCTGAAGTACCATAAGTTAAATAAAGATATGTTGGATTTAAAAACTTTTTCAGCACTGAAAAAACAGGCAGAGGGATGCAAAATTGCATTGTCCGGGATAGACAGGCATGAAATGAATTGCACAATTAACGGGCAGGATTATATTCTCCGGATATCGAACAGTGAATTTGAAACACTGGCACAGGATTTGCTTCAAAAGTTAAAGCAACCACTGCAAAGAGCTTTTAGGGACTCTAATACATATACCGATGACCTCGATGAGATTATAATGGTTGGTGGGGCTACCAAGATGCCCATAATCCGCTCGTTTGCTGCGAAATATTTTGGAAGGCTGCCCCTTTGTTCAATTAATCCTGACGAAGTTGTAGCCTATGGAGCCGGAGTTTATGCAGCAATGAAGGAACGGAATGAATCTTTGAAAGAAACGGTGCTCACAGATGTATGTCCATACACTTTGGGAACAGAAGTAGCAACATATAACGAATTTGGAGAAATTGTAGAAGGGCGTTTTCATCCCATAATAGAGCGTAATACTATACTTCCGTGCAGCAGGGTTGAAAGGTTTTATACTATGTATGATTTCCAAACAGTGATAAGAGTTGGAGTATATCAGGGGGAAAGCAGGATGGTGGAAAACAATATTAAATTGGGTGAGCTGGAAGTACATGTTCCGCCTGAGCTCCGCGGAAAATCAGCAGTAGATGTAAGGTATACCTATGACATTAACGGTATTTTGGAGGTGGAGGTCAAATCTGTGTCAACCGGTGAAGTTACTCGTAAAGTAATCCTTAAGAACGAATGTACATTGACGGAAGAAGAGGTTGAGGCTCGCCTTAAGGAACTGGCCGAAATTAAAATTTATCCGAGGGAAAACGCAAGGAATCGGTATCTGTTGGCAAAAGGTGAAAGGCTCTATGAAGAGACCCTTTCCGATGTTAGAGCTCAAATTGCCCAGGCTCTTGAACATTTTGAAGCGGTATTGGACAGGCAGAATCGTGAAGAAATTGAGGCTGAAGCTGAAAGACTGGAGAAGTTTTTAAATAGAATTGAAGAATGGGAGAAATGA
- the sfsA gene encoding DNA/RNA nuclease SfsA yields the protein MKIEGELVKGRFVERLNRFEAVVEIEGSRELVHVPNTGRLKELLTKKAAVLVRKFDNPNRKTKFGLLFVKKGGVWVSIDSANLPNRIVYDALKSNTFEQFAAYSEIRREVTLLNSRFDFGLFNGEQEYYIEVKGVTLVEDRQAFFPDAPTTRGTRHLEELVNIKLSGKGAGVIFIVQREDADEIRPNDRTDKGFGIALRNAKKAGVDLFAYVCKIDIDQKQVNIIKSIPVVLD from the coding sequence ATGAAAATTGAAGGAGAACTTGTAAAAGGACGTTTTGTTGAGAGACTTAACCGTTTTGAAGCGGTGGTGGAAATTGAAGGAAGCAGAGAACTTGTTCATGTTCCCAATACGGGAAGACTTAAAGAACTACTGACGAAAAAAGCTGCTGTGTTGGTAAGGAAATTTGACAATCCGAATCGCAAGACAAAGTTTGGGCTTTTATTTGTAAAAAAAGGTGGGGTTTGGGTTTCCATCGATTCTGCTAATTTGCCCAACAGAATAGTATATGATGCTTTGAAGAGCAACACATTTGAACAGTTTGCTGCTTATAGTGAAATTCGCCGTGAAGTAACTTTACTGAACAGTCGCTTTGATTTTGGATTGTTTAACGGTGAACAGGAATACTATATTGAAGTAAAAGGTGTCACACTGGTAGAAGACAGACAGGCGTTTTTCCCGGATGCACCCACCACAAGAGGTACAAGACATCTTGAAGAATTGGTAAATATAAAGCTGAGCGGGAAAGGCGCGGGAGTTATCTTTATTGTACAAAGGGAGGATGCCGATGAAATAAGGCCTAATGACAGGACTGACAAAGGATTCGGCATTGCATTGAGAAATGCCAAAAAGGCAGGCGTTGATTTATTTGCCTATGTTTGTAAAATTGATATAGATCAAAAGCAAGTCAATATAATTAAGAGCATTCCGGTTGTTCTGGATTAA
- a CDS encoding DUF6472 family protein produces the protein MKGKSKCEYCVNYIFDDEYNYYVCQVNLDEDEMVRFMKKSYDNCPYFRFHDEYKTVRKQI, from the coding sequence ATGAAAGGGAAATCAAAGTGTGAGTATTGTGTGAACTATATTTTTGATGACGAGTATAATTACTATGTTTGTCAAGTAAATTTGGATGAAGATGAAATGGTTCGATTCATGAAAAAATCCTATGACAATTGTCCCTATTTTAGGTTTCATGATGAATATAAAACAGTAAGAAAACAGATATAA
- a CDS encoding nitroreductase family protein, with the protein MNSIFHRRSIRKYTDKIVSEDLIEEILKAGMAAPSAGNQQPWHFIVISDKNIMIDITKFHPYSQMLKEASHAIVVCGDLSLEKHEGYWVQDCSAAMQNMLLMADNLGLGAVWLGVYPREERVNKVKELLNIPQNVIPLGIMSLGYPAETKEPADRFNPSRIHRDRW; encoded by the coding sequence ATGAATTCAATTTTCCATAGGAGAAGTATAAGAAAATATACAGATAAAATTGTTTCGGAGGATTTAATTGAAGAAATTTTGAAAGCCGGTATGGCAGCACCTTCAGCCGGAAATCAGCAGCCATGGCATTTTATCGTTATAAGCGATAAAAACATTATGATTGATATAACGAAATTTCATCCCTACTCACAGATGCTTAAGGAGGCAAGTCATGCCATTGTTGTTTGTGGCGATCTTTCTTTGGAGAAACATGAAGGATATTGGGTACAGGATTGCTCGGCTGCAATGCAGAACATGCTTTTAATGGCAGATAACCTCGGTTTGGGTGCGGTATGGCTTGGAGTATACCCCAGGGAAGAGAGGGTAAATAAGGTGAAGGAACTTTTGAATATTCCTCAAAATGTGATTCCTTTAGGCATTATGTCGTTAGGTTATCCGGCTGAGACTAAAGAACCTGCCGATAGATTCAATCCGTCAAGGATTCACAGGGATAGATGGTAA